In Alkalihalobacillus sp. AL-G, the genomic stretch CCTCACTATCAACCAAGTCATGCAAGAGGTTATCTACGGATATATCTAAAACGTTCGATACTTTTTCTAAAAACTGAATTGAGGGGTTTGATTGTAAGTTTCGTTCAATCGAACTTAAGTAGGACTTAGCGACTCCAGCTCGATCCGCAAGCTCTGATAGAGAAATTCCTTTTTCTTTTCTGTAGTGTTTAAGACGTTCCCCAATCATAATTGACTCCTTCAGGTTATATGACAATTCTCTTTAATGCTATTATACCATAAAAATTCTGAAAATAGGCTATGTAATGATGAATTACACCTTTGGTTGTATAGCTTTTAGACTGAACTTTTGCTGGAAAAATGCTCTTACTTCAGTTTTCGTCATACCAGCCTGTTTTGCGACCTTCATAAGTTCGACCCATTCGTGATCTAACTTCACTTGTTTGAACTGTTTTTCCATACCAACGATTCCCCCTAAAAGTATCATGCCTCTTGGTAGCCCAGCCGTCCTAGTACAAAGACCGTAGATCTGTGACTTTGCGTCCCCGCCTTTCAACGAGTTTGCCTTTTACAAAAGGGGTTACCCCATCACCACATTATCAATTTTAGTACTATCATCCTTAAATGTTTGTAAAATTGTGAAAAAAATTAGTTCTATTTTTGTCTAAATCTAGGTTAACCACGACTAAGTTCCTGTATATATGGAAAAATAATCAACTTTACAAACCGCACAAACCTCGATATAATAAAATTCCTGCATTGTTAGTGACACGTTTATGTCTTAAACCGATGACATGACAAAGGGAACCTTAAATTTCAGTCTAGACGTCAAGCCGCTCATTCGGATTGCGGAAGACGAACGGATTGATGCGGGTACCCACCTGCTAATGTGGGTTTATGAGTCATGAAGTGTCACGGCAAGTGCGGGATACATATAGGTTTTACTTGAGAGGCTGACACGGTGTAACACAACGAGTCGGTCTCTCTTTTCAATTTATGCTAAAATAAGTGTAGACTGATTTTTCGGGTAAAGGGGTAAAAAAAATGGGAAACCGGTTATTATTGATTGATGGCTTTAACTTATTGAGTCGGTGTTATTTTGCGACAAGCTATGGAAAAGAAAATCATGAATTACCAAAGAACAGTGCAGGACTTTACACGAACGCACTTCGAGTTAACATACAAAAATTGTGGAACCTCATTGAAAAATATGAGCCGTCACATTTATTGGTCGCTTGGGATGTAAAACGGGAGGAAACGATTCGAAAGCAGCGGTTTCAGGATTATAAGGATACTCGAAATGAGCTACCCGAACCGTTGATCCAACAGTATAACACCTTAACGGAATTGTTCGATACCGTTGGTGTCACCCAAATGACATTAAGCCCGTATGAGGCGGATGACATTATCGGAACGCTGTCTCGCCGCTGGTCGGATGAAATGGATGGCGATTGTTATATTTATAGTAATGATCGTGATCTACTGCAACTGATCACAGGTAAAGTATCACAAATCATCGCGAAAAAGAAGGAAGAAAATGCCTACACGTTGAAGCACTTCAGTGATGAGTATGGAATCCACCCTTCTCAA encodes the following:
- a CDS encoding helix-turn-helix domain-containing protein, with the translated sequence MIGERLKHYRKEKGISLSELADRAGVAKSYLSSIERNLQSNPSIQFLEKVSNVLDISVDNLLHDLVDSEADDLDEDWLDLVQEAMQSGVSKDEFKNFLEYNKWKKEQENN
- a CDS encoding anti-repressor SinI family protein yields the protein MEKQFKQVKLDHEWVELMKVAKQAGMTKTEVRAFFQQKFSLKAIQPKV
- a CDS encoding 5'-3' exonuclease; translation: MGNRLLLIDGFNLLSRCYFATSYGKENHELPKNSAGLYTNALRVNIQKLWNLIEKYEPSHLLVAWDVKREETIRKQRFQDYKDTRNELPEPLIQQYNTLTELFDTVGVTQMTLSPYEADDIIGTLSRRWSDEMDGDCYIYSNDRDLLQLITGKVSQIIAKKKEENAYTLKHFSDEYGIHPSQWIDVKALLGDKSDNIPGIHGVGEKAALPLIQQYGNVEAIYEEEEIDPLFKRYRKKIAEGREMAFLSKELVTIYTDIPVLMESPWDGYSLQLDQEKLKEELERLELRIRM